One window of the Quadrisphaera setariae genome contains the following:
- a CDS encoding helix-turn-helix transcriptional regulator, with protein MTAPGASTDPLTLGRRVRHLRTQRGLTLDQLAADTGVSASQLSLVENGHREPKLGLLSALAAALGVPAGSLLDPEPPTRRAALEIALERAQSSPAYARLGLPAVRPSKTLPTEALEALVGLHGELRRRDEAASATPEEARRANTELRQTMRAVHNHLPELEELAERQLRAAKHAGGPLTHRTVARMAADLGLTIIHVDDLPHSTRTVTDLENGRIYLPPVSIPGGHGLRSLALQAMAHQLLKHSAPVDYADFLRQRMEINYYASACLVPRTPALELLRSAKAAKDLAVEDLRDAFGITHETAAWRLTNLAMHDLDIPVHFLRVTEDGSLTKGYEDDGVGFPADAGGAVEGQYVCRRWAARAVFSQRDRTTEFHQYTDTPAGTFWCSAQTGRDATGKRFSITVGVPYVHAKWFRGRDTQVRARSTCPEEACCRRPPTELADRWEGRSWPSATMHAHVLAPLPTGAFPGVDDAEVYDFLERHAR; from the coding sequence GTGACGGCACCCGGCGCCTCCACGGACCCGCTGACCCTCGGGCGGCGCGTCCGCCACCTGCGCACCCAGCGCGGGCTGACGCTCGACCAGCTCGCCGCGGACACCGGCGTGTCCGCCAGCCAGCTCTCCCTGGTGGAGAACGGGCACCGCGAGCCCAAGCTCGGGCTGCTCTCCGCGCTCGCCGCCGCCCTCGGCGTGCCCGCGGGCTCCCTGCTCGACCCCGAGCCGCCCACGCGCCGCGCCGCCCTGGAGATCGCCCTGGAGCGGGCGCAGTCCAGCCCGGCCTACGCCCGCCTCGGGCTGCCCGCCGTGCGGCCGTCCAAGACCCTGCCCACCGAGGCCCTCGAGGCGCTCGTGGGCCTGCACGGCGAGCTGCGCCGCCGCGACGAGGCCGCCTCCGCCACGCCAGAAGAGGCGCGCCGCGCCAACACCGAGCTGCGCCAGACGATGCGGGCGGTCCACAACCACCTGCCGGAGCTGGAGGAGCTCGCCGAGCGCCAGCTGCGCGCCGCCAAGCACGCCGGCGGCCCGCTGACCCACCGCACCGTGGCCCGCATGGCCGCCGACCTCGGCCTGACGATCATCCACGTCGACGACCTGCCGCACTCCACGCGCACGGTCACCGACCTCGAGAACGGCCGCATCTACCTGCCGCCGGTCTCGATCCCCGGCGGCCACGGCCTGCGCTCCCTGGCGCTGCAGGCCATGGCCCACCAGCTGCTCAAGCACTCAGCCCCCGTCGACTACGCCGACTTCCTGCGCCAGCGCATGGAGATCAACTACTACGCGTCCGCGTGCCTGGTGCCCCGCACGCCCGCGCTGGAGCTGCTCAGGTCCGCCAAGGCCGCCAAGGACCTCGCCGTGGAGGACCTGCGCGACGCGTTCGGCATCACCCACGAGACCGCGGCCTGGCGCCTCACCAACCTCGCCATGCACGACCTCGACATCCCCGTGCACTTCCTGCGCGTCACCGAGGACGGCTCCCTGACCAAGGGCTACGAGGACGACGGCGTCGGGTTCCCCGCCGACGCCGGCGGCGCCGTCGAGGGGCAGTACGTCTGCCGGCGGTGGGCCGCGCGCGCCGTCTTCAGCCAGCGCGACCGCACCACCGAGTTCCACCAGTACACCGACACCCCCGCCGGCACGTTCTGGTGCAGCGCGCAGACCGGCCGCGACGCCACCGGCAAGCGCTTCTCGATCACGGTGGGCGTGCCCTACGTGCACGCCAAGTGGTTCCGCGGCCGTGACACGCAGGTGCGGGCCCGGTCCACCTGTCCCGAGGAGGCCTGCTGCCGCCGCCCGCCCACCGAGCTGGCAGACCGCTGGGAGGGCAGGAGCTGGCCGTCGGCCACCATGCACGCGCACGTGCTGGCGCCGCTGCCCACCGGCGCCTTCCCCGGGGTCGACGACGCCGAGGTCTACGACTTCCTCGAGCGCCACGCCCGCTGA
- a CDS encoding alpha/beta fold hydrolase: protein MPTDPLADQPKPLMVVTEDRRRIATYDLGASDGPADAPVVLAVHGFASSFVANYVRTGWTRDLQRAGVRVLGVDQRGHGASEKPHTRDAYSLDHLVEDLRVVLDTYGVHEVAYVGYSLGARVGWRAALDMPERITRAVLGGIPDGAPLTRFRVEEAKHALATGETPSDRVTAGYLTMASAVPGNDINALVALVEGLRRGGPDDDPDPHDPPHMPVLFCTGSEDGIIGGSKRLAEATPGGRFYEIPGRHHFNAPVSRQFRETAIDFVLGR, encoded by the coding sequence ATGCCCACTGACCCCCTGGCCGACCAGCCGAAGCCGCTCATGGTGGTGACGGAGGACCGGCGCCGCATCGCCACCTACGACCTGGGCGCCTCCGACGGCCCCGCGGACGCCCCGGTGGTGCTCGCCGTCCACGGCTTCGCCTCGAGCTTCGTGGCCAACTACGTGCGCACCGGCTGGACGCGCGACCTGCAGCGCGCCGGCGTGCGGGTGCTCGGCGTGGACCAGCGCGGCCACGGCGCCTCCGAGAAGCCCCACACCCGCGACGCCTACTCCCTGGACCACCTGGTCGAGGACCTGCGCGTGGTGCTCGACACCTACGGCGTGCACGAGGTGGCCTACGTCGGCTACTCCCTGGGCGCCCGCGTCGGGTGGCGCGCCGCGCTCGACATGCCCGAGCGCATCACCCGCGCGGTGCTCGGCGGCATCCCCGACGGCGCGCCGCTGACCCGCTTCCGCGTGGAGGAGGCCAAGCACGCCCTCGCCACCGGCGAGACCCCCTCGGACCGCGTCACCGCCGGCTACCTCACCATGGCCAGCGCCGTGCCGGGCAACGACATCAACGCGCTGGTGGCGCTCGTGGAGGGGCTGCGCCGCGGTGGCCCCGACGACGACCCCGACCCCCACGACCCGCCGCACATGCCGGTGCTGTTCTGCACCGGCAGCGAGGACGGCATCATCGGCGGCTCCAAGCGGCTCGCCGAGGCCACGCCGGGCGGCCGCTTCTACGAGATCCCGGGGCGCCACCACTTCAACGCCCCCGTCTCCCGGCAGTTCCGCGAGACGGCCATCGACTTCGTGCTCGGGCGCTGA
- a CDS encoding glycine--tRNA ligase produces the protein MSAPSTKPSKKKSSLDDVVSLAKRRGFVFPSGEIYGGTRSAWDYGPLGVELKENIKRQWWRSVVTSRDDVVGLDSSVILPRQTWVASGHVGVFTDPLTECQQCHKRYRADHLAEEFEEKKGRAPAGENGGLEEITCPNCGTRGRWTEPRDFNMMLKTHLGPVEDESGLHYLRPETAQGIFVNFANVMGSARKKPPFGIGQIGKSFRNEITPGNFIFRTREFEQMEMEFFVEPGTDETWHQYWIDERTDWYVDLGIARENLRHYEHPAEKLSHYSTRTVDIEYRFGFSGSEWGELEGIANRTDFDLKTHSEHSGTDLSYFDQAKGERWVPYVIEPAAGLTRSLMAFLIEAYAEDEAPNAKGGVDKRTVLRLDHRLAPVKAAVLPLSRSEDLSPKARDLAAQLRKNWNVDFDDAGAIGRRYRRQDEIGTPFCLTVDFDTLEDQAVTVRSRDTMTQERVALDKVQSYLAGHLVGC, from the coding sequence GTGAGCGCCCCCAGCACCAAGCCCAGCAAGAAGAAGTCCAGCCTCGACGACGTCGTCAGCCTCGCCAAGCGGCGCGGCTTCGTCTTCCCCTCCGGGGAGATCTACGGCGGCACCCGCTCGGCGTGGGACTACGGACCGCTCGGCGTGGAGCTGAAGGAGAACATCAAGCGCCAGTGGTGGCGCTCGGTGGTCACCAGCCGCGACGACGTCGTCGGCCTGGACTCCTCGGTCATCCTGCCGCGGCAGACCTGGGTGGCCTCCGGCCACGTCGGCGTCTTCACCGACCCCCTCACCGAGTGCCAGCAGTGCCACAAGCGCTACCGCGCCGACCACCTGGCCGAGGAGTTCGAGGAGAAGAAGGGCCGCGCCCCGGCCGGGGAGAACGGCGGTCTCGAGGAGATCACCTGCCCGAACTGCGGCACGAGGGGCCGCTGGACCGAGCCCCGCGACTTCAACATGATGCTGAAGACGCACCTCGGCCCGGTCGAGGACGAGTCCGGCCTGCACTACCTGCGCCCCGAGACCGCGCAGGGCATCTTCGTGAACTTCGCCAACGTGATGGGCTCGGCGCGCAAGAAGCCGCCGTTCGGCATCGGCCAGATCGGCAAGTCGTTCCGCAACGAGATCACGCCCGGCAACTTCATCTTCCGGACCCGTGAGTTCGAGCAGATGGAGATGGAGTTCTTCGTCGAGCCCGGCACCGACGAGACCTGGCACCAGTACTGGATCGACGAGCGCACCGACTGGTACGTCGACCTCGGCATCGCCCGCGAGAACCTGCGCCACTACGAGCACCCCGCCGAGAAGCTGAGCCACTACTCGACGCGCACCGTCGACATCGAGTACCGCTTCGGCTTCTCCGGCAGCGAGTGGGGCGAGCTCGAGGGCATCGCCAACCGCACCGACTTCGACCTCAAGACCCACTCGGAGCACTCCGGGACCGACCTCAGCTACTTCGACCAGGCCAAGGGCGAGCGCTGGGTGCCCTACGTCATCGAGCCCGCCGCCGGCCTGACCCGCTCGCTCATGGCGTTCCTCATCGAGGCCTACGCCGAGGACGAGGCGCCCAACGCCAAGGGCGGCGTCGACAAGCGCACCGTGCTCCGCCTCGACCACCGCCTGGCGCCGGTCAAGGCCGCGGTGCTGCCGCTGTCGCGCTCGGAGGACCTGTCGCCCAAGGCGCGCGACCTCGCCGCGCAGCTGCGGAAGAACTGGAACGTCGACTTCGACGACGCCGGCGCCATCGGCCGCCGCTACCGCCGCCAGGACGAGATCGGCACCCCGTTCTGCCTCACCGTCGACTTCGACACCCTCGAGGACCAGGCCGTCACCGTCCGCTCCCGCGACACGATGACCCAGGAGCGCGTAGCCCTCGACAAGGTGCAGAGCTACCTCGCGGGGCACCTCGTCGGCTGCTGA
- a CDS encoding PilZ domain-containing protein has translation MFVTPDQVPPVGGPVRLLPISGGPEQRGTLSDWSTSPAGLVATAVVTLDDDAAATLADQPVWAHLQGAGGAAVVLEALAEGTAVDGELLLTGVLALATEQQRAEPRADIARRAQLRGRVAAAARTIDLSRTGARVVLATDAALANLGAAADDQVELVVEVDAHETVTAAARVVRVDAERSEVALSFIDLSEADATRIERAVLGQISSDREQAGATSA, from the coding sequence GTGTTCGTGACCCCCGACCAGGTGCCGCCGGTGGGCGGCCCCGTGCGCCTCCTGCCGATCTCCGGGGGGCCCGAGCAGCGCGGGACCCTGTCCGACTGGAGCACGAGCCCCGCGGGGCTCGTCGCCACCGCCGTCGTCACCCTCGACGACGACGCCGCTGCCACCCTCGCCGACCAGCCCGTCTGGGCGCACCTGCAGGGCGCCGGCGGAGCGGCTGTGGTGCTGGAGGCCCTGGCCGAGGGCACCGCCGTGGACGGCGAGCTGCTCCTCACGGGCGTGCTGGCCCTCGCCACCGAGCAGCAGCGCGCCGAGCCCCGCGCCGACATCGCCCGCCGCGCCCAGCTGCGCGGCCGCGTGGCCGCTGCGGCGCGCACCATCGACCTGTCCCGGACCGGCGCCCGCGTGGTGCTGGCCACGGACGCCGCGCTGGCCAACCTCGGCGCCGCTGCCGACGACCAGGTGGAGCTGGTGGTCGAGGTCGACGCCCACGAGACCGTGACCGCCGCCGCGCGCGTCGTCCGCGTCGACGCCGAGCGCTCCGAGGTCGCCCTGAGCTTCATCGACCTGTCCGAGGCCGACGCCACGCGCATCGAGCGCGCCGTGCTCGGGCAGATCAGCAGCGACCGCGAGCAGGCCGGCGCCACCTCCGCCTGA
- a CDS encoding cation:dicarboxylate symporter family transporter encodes MSSSAAAVPTGAAPKKHKDKSHWLYIGVIVAVTAGIVLGLVAPDTAKEMKPIGAAFIDLVKMMIGPVIFCTIVLGIGSIRKAATVGKVGGIALGYFLAMSTFALVIGLVVGNVIHPGDGLTISDSDAAAAAAAAEKAAAASSEAGGVIGFVTSLIPTTLFSALVQEQVLQVLVIALVVGFALQTMGETGKPLLDLVGNLQKLVFKILAWVMWLAPIGAFGAIAGVVGETGVDALKALAILMGAFYLTCAVFVFVILGTILRVVTGLNIFSLLKYLGREFLLIVSTSSSETALPRLIAKMEHLGVARPVVGIVVPTGYSFNLDGTAIYLTMASIFIADAMGTPLSIPAQIGLLAFMILASKGAAGVTGAGLATLAGGLQAHAPALVPGVGFIVGIDRFMSEARAVTNFAGNAVATVLVGTWTKEIDKDRVKAVLSGDLPFDESSLAADGGHGAPTAGPDAPSERDGDLVLSGDRPLVGSAQR; translated from the coding sequence ATGAGCAGCTCAGCAGCAGCGGTCCCGACCGGGGCGGCCCCCAAGAAGCACAAGGACAAGTCGCACTGGCTCTACATCGGCGTGATCGTCGCCGTGACGGCCGGCATCGTCCTGGGCCTGGTGGCCCCGGACACCGCCAAGGAGATGAAGCCGATCGGCGCGGCCTTCATCGACCTGGTCAAGATGATGATCGGCCCGGTCATCTTCTGCACCATCGTGCTGGGCATCGGGTCCATCCGGAAGGCCGCGACCGTCGGCAAGGTCGGCGGCATCGCCCTCGGCTACTTCCTGGCGATGTCGACCTTCGCCCTGGTCATCGGCCTGGTGGTGGGCAACGTCATCCACCCCGGTGACGGCCTGACCATCTCCGACTCCGACGCGGCCGCCGCTGCTGCGGCCGCCGAGAAGGCCGCTGCGGCGTCCTCCGAGGCCGGCGGTGTCATCGGCTTCGTCACCAGCCTGATCCCCACCACCCTGTTCTCCGCCCTCGTGCAGGAGCAGGTGCTGCAGGTCCTGGTCATCGCCCTCGTCGTCGGCTTCGCGCTGCAGACCATGGGCGAGACCGGCAAGCCGCTGCTCGACCTCGTGGGCAACCTGCAGAAGCTCGTCTTCAAGATCCTCGCCTGGGTGATGTGGCTGGCGCCCATCGGCGCGTTCGGTGCGATCGCCGGCGTGGTCGGCGAGACCGGCGTCGACGCCCTCAAGGCCCTCGCGATCCTCATGGGCGCCTTCTACCTGACCTGCGCCGTCTTCGTCTTCGTCATCCTCGGCACGATCCTGCGGGTCGTCACCGGCCTGAACATCTTCAGCCTGCTGAAGTACCTCGGCCGCGAGTTCCTGCTCATCGTCTCCACGTCCTCCTCCGAGACCGCGCTGCCCCGCCTCATCGCCAAGATGGAGCACCTGGGCGTGGCCCGTCCGGTGGTCGGGATCGTCGTGCCGACCGGCTACTCCTTCAACCTCGACGGCACCGCGATCTACCTGACCATGGCCTCGATCTTCATCGCCGACGCGATGGGCACCCCGCTGTCGATCCCGGCGCAGATCGGTCTGCTCGCCTTCATGATCCTCGCCTCCAAGGGCGCGGCCGGCGTCACCGGCGCTGGCCTGGCCACCCTGGCCGGCGGCCTCCAGGCCCACGCCCCGGCCCTGGTCCCCGGCGTCGGCTTCATCGTCGGCATCGACAGGTTCATGTCCGAGGCCCGCGCCGTCACCAACTTCGCCGGCAACGCGGTGGCCACGGTGCTCGTCGGCACCTGGACCAAGGAGATCGACAAGGACCGCGTCAAGGCCGTCCTCTCCGGCGACCTGCCCTTCGACGAGAGCTCCCTGGCCGCCGACGGTGGCCACGGCGCCCCCACCGCCGGCCCGGACGCCCCGTCCGAGCGCGACGGTGACCTGGTCCTCTCGGGCGACCGCCCCCTGGTCGGCAGCGCCCAGCGCTGA
- a CDS encoding sensor histidine kinase, which translates to MTRVRAMSLARQLLALQAALLVVLLVGVAVLDAVLDVRSDQRAAGERVLGIAEAIALSSVVVDAAERDATAPGTATAALQPFAEAVRAETGISFITIMAPDGTRWTHPRPEEIGRTYLGSREQALAGEPYVETYTGTLGPSVRAVVPVFGAAAAGDPRPVVALVAVGVTTAQLDQEFVRSLPVPLAALGALMLVALAGSALVSRRLRRQTHGMGSEEMERMYSSHEAVLHSVREGLVVVDPDGRVGVANDEGRRLLGLAEGAADPVGRPAADLPVAPSLRDLLVEGRPATDETHLTDERVLVVSQSRVEWAGRRHGTVMTLRDRTELEALTGELDSTRALSEALRSQAHEAANRLHTVVVLVETGHPERAVEYAVEQLELSQRLTDRVVESIDEPVVAALLLGKTAQAAERAVTVRVEPHSYLPAGLASSPAAGRDLVTVLGNLVDNAVDAVATLDDDDEREVLVGLRPDGKDLLLRVSDSGPGLPDDLVDAAFTRGWTTKVSATSAGRGLGLSLVDQVVRRRRGTVDVDGSTFEVRLPLEGLR; encoded by the coding sequence ATGACCCGGGTGCGGGCGATGTCGCTCGCTCGCCAGCTGCTGGCCCTGCAGGCGGCGCTGCTGGTGGTGCTGCTCGTCGGGGTGGCCGTGCTCGACGCCGTCCTCGACGTCCGCAGCGACCAGCGGGCGGCGGGGGAGCGCGTGCTGGGCATCGCCGAGGCGATCGCGCTGAGCTCGGTGGTGGTCGACGCCGCCGAGCGCGACGCCACCGCTCCCGGGACGGCGACCGCGGCGCTGCAGCCCTTCGCGGAGGCGGTGCGCGCGGAGACGGGGATCTCCTTCATCACGATCATGGCGCCCGACGGCACCCGGTGGACCCACCCCCGCCCGGAGGAGATCGGACGCACCTACCTGGGCTCGCGGGAGCAGGCCCTCGCCGGTGAGCCGTACGTCGAGACGTACACCGGGACGCTGGGCCCCTCCGTGCGCGCCGTGGTGCCCGTCTTCGGCGCGGCCGCGGCCGGCGACCCGCGGCCGGTGGTGGCGCTGGTGGCCGTCGGTGTGACCACGGCCCAGCTCGACCAGGAGTTCGTGCGCAGCCTGCCGGTGCCGCTGGCCGCCCTGGGTGCCCTCATGCTGGTGGCGCTGGCCGGCAGCGCGCTGGTCTCCCGGCGCCTGCGGCGCCAGACGCACGGCATGGGCAGCGAGGAGATGGAGCGGATGTACTCCTCCCACGAGGCGGTGCTGCACTCGGTGCGCGAGGGCCTCGTGGTGGTCGACCCCGACGGGAGGGTGGGCGTGGCCAACGACGAGGGCCGGCGCCTGCTGGGCCTGGCCGAGGGGGCCGCCGACCCGGTGGGCCGCCCCGCGGCCGACCTGCCGGTGGCGCCCTCGCTGCGCGACCTGCTGGTCGAGGGCAGGCCGGCCACCGACGAGACCCACCTCACCGACGAGCGGGTGCTGGTGGTCAGCCAGTCGCGGGTGGAGTGGGCGGGGCGCCGCCACGGGACCGTGATGACGCTGCGCGACCGCACGGAGCTGGAGGCGCTCACCGGTGAGCTGGACTCCACCCGCGCCCTGTCGGAGGCGCTGCGGTCCCAGGCGCACGAGGCCGCGAACCGGCTGCACACCGTCGTCGTCCTCGTGGAGACGGGCCACCCGGAGCGGGCTGTCGAGTACGCCGTGGAGCAGCTGGAGCTGAGCCAGCGCCTCACCGACCGGGTGGTGGAGAGCATCGACGAGCCCGTGGTGGCCGCGCTGCTGCTGGGGAAGACCGCGCAGGCCGCCGAGCGCGCCGTCACGGTGCGGGTGGAGCCGCACTCCTACCTGCCGGCGGGTCTGGCCTCGAGCCCCGCGGCCGGCAGGGACCTGGTCACCGTGCTGGGCAACCTGGTCGACAACGCGGTGGACGCCGTGGCGACCCTCGACGACGACGACGAGCGGGAGGTGCTGGTGGGCCTCCGGCCCGACGGGAAGGACCTGCTGCTGCGGGTCAGCGACAGCGGCCCCGGACTGCCCGACGACCTGGTCGACGCCGCCTTCACCCGCGGGTGGACGACCAAGGTCTCAGCGACCAGCGCCGGGCGGGGCCTGGGGCTGTCCCTGGTCGACCAGGTGGTGCGCCGCCGCCGGGGCACCGTCGACGTCGACGGCTCGACCTTCGAGGTCCGCCTGCCGCTGGAGGGGCTGCGGTGA
- a CDS encoding response regulator has protein sequence MTASRGPVRVLVVEDEPIMAAAHAQYVTGVRGLVLAGTAGTVRDAVRALRSAPRDAPVDLVLLDLDLPDGHGLDLVRSLRAAKWTGDVIAVTSTRDLVAVRAAVSLGVVQYLLKPFTRRSFEEKLARYLDFRAQLHGEGGADEAPLDQGDVDRAFAALRSSTGAALPSGLAQETLDSVRRAVAAAGPAAGASASEVATACGTSRVTARRYLEHLTEAGELERHQRYGGTGRPEVEYRSAQRHR, from the coding sequence GTGACGGCCAGCAGGGGGCCCGTGCGGGTGCTCGTGGTCGAGGACGAGCCGATCATGGCCGCCGCGCACGCCCAGTACGTCACGGGTGTGCGCGGCCTGGTGCTCGCCGGGACCGCGGGGACGGTCCGCGACGCCGTCCGAGCGCTGCGCTCGGCGCCCCGGGACGCGCCGGTCGACCTCGTGCTGCTCGACCTCGACCTGCCCGACGGGCACGGCCTCGACCTGGTCCGCTCGCTGCGGGCGGCGAAGTGGACCGGCGACGTCATCGCCGTCACCTCCACCCGCGACCTCGTGGCGGTGCGCGCGGCGGTGTCCCTGGGGGTGGTGCAGTACCTGCTCAAGCCGTTCACCCGCCGCTCCTTCGAGGAGAAGCTGGCCCGCTACCTCGACTTCCGGGCGCAGCTGCACGGGGAGGGCGGAGCGGACGAGGCGCCGCTGGACCAGGGCGACGTCGACCGCGCCTTCGCGGCCCTGCGCAGCAGCACCGGTGCGGCGCTGCCCTCGGGGCTGGCGCAGGAGACCCTGGACTCCGTGCGCCGCGCGGTCGCCGCGGCGGGGCCCGCCGCGGGCGCCTCCGCCTCCGAGGTGGCCACCGCGTGCGGGACCTCCCGGGTCACCGCGCGCCGCTACCTGGAGCACCTGACCGAGGCCGGCGAGCTGGAGCGCCACCAGCGGTACGGCGGCACGGGCCGCCCCGAGGTGGAGTACCGCTCCGCGCAGCGACATCGCTGA
- a CDS encoding ABC transporter ATP-binding protein: MSTATTRVPAPPAPARHPDPGAPALLLRGLTQRFGSVTAVDGIDLEVAPGEVVAFLGPNGAGKTSTLDVVLGLAQPTSGTVEVCGTTPRDAVDRGWISAVMQTGGLLKDLTVAETVELTASLFSSHQPLDAVMERAGVSGIAGRRVGKCSGGEQQRLRFAMALLPDPRLLVLDEPTTGMDVEGRRAFWKAIRDDAQRPHRGRTVIFATHYLEEADTYADRVVLVSRGRVVADGTAAQVRAMSSGRTVRATWPGATPAEVDRLGLLGGVESVSLVGSTVTAHTTDSDALARHLLSATPCRDLEVTARGLEDTFLALTQPTNAQEQR; this comes from the coding sequence ATGAGCACAGCGACCACGCGGGTCCCCGCGCCGCCGGCGCCCGCACGCCACCCCGACCCGGGCGCACCTGCCCTGCTCCTGAGGGGGCTCACGCAGCGCTTCGGGTCCGTGACCGCCGTCGACGGCATCGACCTGGAGGTCGCCCCCGGTGAGGTGGTGGCCTTCCTCGGCCCCAACGGCGCTGGCAAGACCAGCACCCTCGACGTGGTGCTCGGCCTGGCGCAGCCGACCTCGGGCACCGTCGAGGTCTGCGGCACCACCCCGCGCGACGCCGTCGACAGGGGGTGGATCTCCGCGGTCATGCAGACCGGCGGCCTGCTCAAGGACCTGACCGTCGCCGAGACGGTGGAGCTGACCGCGAGCCTGTTCTCCAGCCACCAGCCGCTGGACGCCGTCATGGAGCGGGCGGGCGTCTCCGGCATCGCCGGCCGCCGCGTGGGCAAGTGCTCCGGAGGTGAGCAGCAGCGGCTGCGCTTCGCGATGGCGCTCCTGCCCGACCCCCGCCTGCTCGTGCTCGACGAGCCCACCACCGGCATGGACGTGGAGGGCCGGCGCGCCTTCTGGAAGGCGATCAGGGACGACGCCCAGCGCCCTCACCGGGGCCGCACGGTCATCTTCGCGACGCACTACCTCGAAGAGGCCGACACCTACGCCGACCGCGTGGTGCTGGTCAGCCGCGGGCGCGTGGTCGCGGACGGCACCGCCGCGCAGGTGCGGGCCATGTCGTCGGGGCGGACCGTCCGCGCCACCTGGCCGGGAGCCACCCCGGCGGAGGTCGACAGGCTCGGGCTCCTCGGCGGCGTCGAGTCCGTCTCCCTGGTCGGCAGCACGGTCACCGCGCACACCACCGACTCCGACGCGCTGGCCCGCCACCTGCTCAGCGCCACGCCCTGCCGCGACCTGGAGGTCACCGCCCGCGGCCTGGAGGACACGTTCCTCGCCCTCACCCAGCCCACGAACGCGCAGGAGCAGCGATGA
- a CDS encoding ABC transporter permease, whose amino-acid sequence MTTTSPTTTTSVRAAAPARVRRPLVNPTYLRLELRRLLRNRRTLVFSVVLPVVFVLSFSGAQSDPQGKAYVAVNFAVYGAMVAAAATGAAVSVERSSGWSRQLRLTPLRPAAQVATKVMTALVLAALPVVVVLAVGAAMGGRLPAGDWAAAALAAWLGAVPFAGLGLAVGYLVPAENAMQVVGAGMSLLAMVGGLFVPLSIFGTTMRHVAALTPAWGPSVLARHPFAHESTVTAGAASLVVWALLFAAAAAWLFRRDTARV is encoded by the coding sequence ATGACCACCACCAGCCCCACGACGACGACGAGCGTCCGCGCCGCGGCGCCCGCCCGCGTCCGCCGCCCGCTCGTCAACCCGACCTACCTGCGGCTGGAGCTGCGCCGCCTGCTGCGCAACCGGCGCACCCTCGTCTTCAGCGTGGTGCTGCCGGTGGTGTTCGTCCTGAGCTTCTCCGGTGCGCAGTCCGACCCGCAGGGCAAGGCCTACGTCGCCGTCAACTTCGCCGTCTACGGCGCGATGGTCGCCGCGGCGGCCACCGGGGCCGCCGTCTCGGTCGAGCGCAGCTCCGGCTGGAGCCGGCAGCTGCGCCTGACGCCGCTGCGCCCCGCCGCCCAGGTGGCCACCAAGGTCATGACCGCGCTGGTGCTGGCGGCGCTGCCCGTCGTCGTCGTCCTGGCGGTGGGGGCCGCGATGGGCGGGCGGCTGCCCGCGGGGGACTGGGCCGCGGCGGCGCTCGCGGCGTGGCTGGGTGCGGTCCCGTTCGCCGGGCTCGGCCTCGCGGTCGGCTACCTCGTGCCCGCGGAGAACGCGATGCAGGTGGTCGGTGCGGGCATGTCGCTGCTGGCGATGGTGGGCGGGCTGTTCGTCCCGCTGTCGATCTTCGGCACCACCATGCGCCACGTCGCCGCCCTCACCCCGGCCTGGGGCCCGAGCGTGCTGGCCCGCCACCCCTTCGCCCACGAGTCCACCGTGACCGCGGGCGCGGCCAGCCTCGTGGTGTGGGCGCTGCTCTTCGCGGCCGCCGCGGCCTGGCTGTTCCGCCGCGACACGGCCCGCGTGTGA